The Raphanus sativus cultivar WK10039 chromosome 2, ASM80110v3, whole genome shotgun sequence genome includes a region encoding these proteins:
- the LOC108843526 gene encoding MACPF domain-containing protein At4g24290 has protein sequence MALRLPASKAAEFAIGSIGCGYDLAIDVRLKYCKESRLLDIQDGEDTREIALPGGITIPNVSKSIKCDKGERMRFRSDVLSFQQMTEQFNQELSLAGKIPSGLFNAMFEFSGCWQKDAAFTKNLAFDGIFISFYTVALDKSQILLREHVKQAVPSTWDPAALARFIDTYGTHIIVGVKMGGKDVIYAKQQHSSKLQPDDLQKRLKEVADKRFVEAASRVQNTASDRIHPTSKVEAKEQRLRFADTNSLGSYANKEDIVFMCKRRGGNDNRNLTHNEWLQTVQTEPDAISMSLIPITSLLNGCPGSGFLSHAINLYLRYKPPISELHQFLEFQLPRQWAPVFSELPLGPQRKQQSCASLQFSFFGPKLFVNTTPVDVGKRPITGMRLYLEGRRSNRLAIHLQHLSSLPKIFQLEDAPNTTMRHDSHDRRYYERVNWKNYSHVCTSPVESEDDLAVVTGAQFLVESHGFKNVLFLRLGFSRVVGTMLAKNYEWDEAVGFAPKSGLISTLISHHFTAPQKQQQPQPRPADVNINSAVYPGGPPVPVQAPKLLKFVDTSEMTRGPQESPGYWVVSGARLLVEKGKISLKVKYSLLTAIMEDEAVEETYEG, from the exons ATGGCACTTCGTCTACCAGCTTCTAAAGCAGCTGAATTTGCGATTGGTTCAATTGGCTGCGGTTATGATTTAGCTATCGATGTACGTTTGAAGTATTGTAAAGAATCACGTTTGCTTGACATTCAAGACGGTGAAGACACTCGCGAGATTGCTTTACCTGGTGGTATCACTATCCCTAATGTCTCAAAGTCTATCAAATGCGATAAAGGAGAGCGCATGAGGTTTAGGTCTGATGTTCTTTCTTTCCAACAG ATGACAGAGCAGTTTAACCAAGAACTGTCTTTGGCTGGTAAAATCCCATCAGGTCTCTTCAACGCCATGTTTGAATTCTCTGGCTGCTGGCAGAAAGACGCAGCCTTTACCAAGAACCTTGCCTTTGATGGGATCTTCATCTCCTTTTACACGGTTGCTTTGGACAAATCTCAAATTTTGCTCCGTGAGCATGTTAAGCAGGCTGTCCCTTCAACATGGGACCCCGCTGCATTGGCTAG GTTTATAGATACTTATGGGACGCATATAATTGTGGGTGTTAAGATGGGAGGGAAAGATGTGATTTATGCAAAACAGCAACACTCTTCTAAACTTCAACCTGATGATCTCCAGAAAAGGTTGAAAGAGGTGGCTGATAAGAGGTTTGTAGAAGCTGCTAGCCGAGTCCAGAACACAGCTTCGGATAGAATACATCCAACTAGTAAG GTGGAAGCAAAGGAGCAACGCCTGAGATTTGCAGATACCAATTCACTGGGCTCTTATGCAAATAAAGAG GATATTGTCTTCATGTGCAAAAGGAGAGGTGGAAACGATAATAGGAACCTAACGCATAACGAATGGCTACAAACAGTTCAGACGGAGCCTGATGCTATCTCCATGTCTTTGATTCCAATAACTTCTTTGCTTAATGGATGTCCAGGAAGTGGTTTCTTGAGCCACGCCATTAATCTCTATTTAAGAT aTAAGCCACCGATCTCAGAGCTACATCAGTTCTTAGAGTTTCAGCTACCAAGGCAGTGGGCTCCAGTGTTTAGTGAACTTCCTCTTGGTCCTCAAAGGAAGCAACAAAGTTGTGCGTCTCTTCAGTTCAGTTTCTTCGGGCCTAAGCTATTCGTCAACACCACTCCG GTTGATGTCGGGAAGAGGCCAATCACCGGCATGCGTCTCTACCTAGAAGGACGAAGAAGCAACCGTTTAGCGATCCATCTGCAACacctctcctctcttcccaaAATATTCCAGCTCGAAGACGCTCCGAACACAACCATGCGGCACGACTCCCACGACCGTCGATACTACGAGAGAGTGAACTGGAAGAACTACTCACACGTCTGCACATCACCCGTCGAGTCAGAAGACGACCTCGCGGTTGTAACAGGCGCGCAGTTCCTCGTGGAGAGCCACGGGTTCAAGAACGTGCTCTTCCTGCGCCTTGGTTTCTCCAGAGTCGTGGGAACGATGCTGGCCAAGAACTACGAGTGGGACGAAGCGGTGGGGTTTGCTCCCAAGTCGGGGCTCATCTCGACGCTGATAAGCCATCACTTCACCGCGCCGCAGAAACAGCAGCAGCCGCAGCCGCGTCCTGCGGATGTGAATATAAACTCTGCTGTTTACCCCGGTGGACCGCCGGTGCCGGTGCAGGCTCCTAAGCTTTTGAAGTTTGTGGATACGAGTGAGATGACGAGAGGGCCGCAGGAGTCGCCGGGGTATTGGGTTGTGTCTGGTGCGAGGTTGCTGGTGGAGAAGGGGAAGATCTCGTTGAAGGTGAAGTACTCCTTATTGACTGCGATAATGGAAGATGAAGCAGTAGAGGAAACATATGAAGGTTGA
- the LOC108839487 gene encoding heat shock 70 kDa protein 6, chloroplastic-like, translating into MYSSSAQINVLGVTGIATCSSSSKRNLNDVKGSYNMPRSAFFFGARNGPFTSAFLRMSIRNGSVGPVRRVFNEKVVGIDLGTTNSAVAVMEGGKPVIVTNAEGQRTTPSVVAYTKSGGDRLVGQSAKRQAVVNPENTFSSVKRFIGKRMNEVADEQVSYRVVEDKNGNVKLECPAIGKQFASEEISAQVLRKLVDDASRLLNEKVTKAVLTVPSYFNDSQRTATKKAGRIAGLDVLRIINEPTAASLAYAFERKSNETILVFDLGGGTFDVSVVEVGEGVFQVLSTSGDKHLGGDDFDKRVVDWLASNFKKNEGIDLLKDKQALQRLTEAAEKAKIELSSLTQTNTSLPFIYGPRHIETTLTRAKFEELCSDLLDRCKTPVENSLKDAELKFKDIDEVILVGGSTRIPAVREVVRKLTGKEPNITVNPDEVVALGAAVQAGVLAGDVSDIVLLDVTPLSIGLKTFGGVMNTFIPRNSALPTSKSQVYTTGSDGQTSITFYVLQGEREFVKDNKCLGSFVLDGIPPAPRGVAKIDVKLDIDANGILTATATDRATGNKQEITITGATTLPKDEVEKMVKEAERFAKHDKKKRDAIETKMKKKKQLGAAGPSTPGREGPSSNKGGDYVIDVKQGQTVSLNLKTLKLKIFSKK; encoded by the exons ATGTATTCTTCCTCCGCTCAGATTAACGTTCTCGGCGTAACTGGAATCGCTACTTGTTCATCATCTTCCAAGAGGAATCTAAATGATGTGAAAGGAAGTTACAACATGCCAAGAAGCGCCTTCTTCTTCGGCGCTAGAAACGGTCCTTTCACTTCTGCTTTCCTTAGAATGAGTATCAGAAACGGCTCAGTAGGTCCGGTGCGACGAGTGTTCAACGAGAAGGTCGTGGGAATCGATTTGGGTACGACTAACTCAGCTGTAGCTGTCATGGAAGGAGGCAAGCCCGTGATTGTGACGAACGCTGAAGGTCAGAGGACGACTCCGTCCGTGGTGGCTTACACTAAGAGCGGCGGTGACAGGCTTGTTGGACAGAGTGCGAAGAGGCAAGCTGTGGTTAATCCTGAGAACACTTTTTCCTCGGTGAAGAGGTTTATAGGTAAGAGGATGAACGAGGTAGCTGACGAGCAGGTTTCTTATAGAGTTGTTGAAGATAAGAACGGGAACGTCAAGCTTGAATGTCCCGCCATTGGTAAACAGTTTGCCTCTGAGGAAATCTCAGCTCAg GTTTTGAGGAAACTTGTGGATGACGCTTCGAGACTTTTGAACGAAAAAGTGACCAAGGCTGTCCTCACTGTGCCTTCTTACTTTAATGACTCACAGAGGACAGCTACTAAAAAAGCTGGTCGCATCGCTGGGCTTGATGTTCTTCGTATTATCAATGAGCCCACTGCTGCTTCTTTGGCTTATGCTTTTGAAAGGAAAAGCAACGAGACAATTCTTGTCTTTGATCTTGGCGGTGGTACCTTTGATGTCTCTG TTGTTGAAGTCGGTGAAGGTGTGTTTCAGGTGCTTTCTACTTCTGGTGACAAACATTTGGGAGGCGATGACTTCGACAAG AGAGTTGTTGATTGGCTGGCTTCAAACTTCAAgaaaaatgaaggcattgatcttttgaaagacaAGCAAGCACTTCAGAGGTTGACAGAGGCAGCAGAAAAAGCAAAGATTGAGCTTTCCTCTTTGACTCAAACAAATACGAg TTTGCCATTTATCTATGGACCGAGACACATAGAAACCACCCTCACACGTGCCAAGTTCGAAGAATTGTGCTCAGATTTACTCGACCG TTGTAAGACTCCAGTTGAGAATTCACTTAAGGATGCAGAACTCAAGTTCAAAGATATTGATGAGGTGATCCTTGTTGGTGGATCCACACGTATTCCTGCTGTTCGGGAGGTAGTCAGGAAGCTGACTGGTAAAGAACCTAATATCACAGTGAACCCTGACGAGGTTGTAGCTCTAGGTGCTGCTGTCCAG GCTGGTGTTCTTGCTGGAGATGTGAGTGACATAGTTCTTCTTGATGTGACACCGCTTTCGATCGGTTTGAAAACCTTTGGAGGTGTTATGAATACGTTTATTCCAAGGAACTCTGCACTGCCTACTTCTAAATCACAGGTCTATACGACTGGTTCTGATGGACAGACAAGTATTACGTTTTATGTGCTGCAGGGTGAGAGGGAGTTTGTCAAGGATAACAAGTGTCTAGGCAGTTTCGTTCTAGATGGTATTCCACCAGCACCACGCGGAGTTGCAAAAATTGACGTCAAATTGGACATTGATGCAAATGGAATCCTCACTGCTACTGCTACTGACAGAGCCACCGGTAATAAACAAGAGATTACCATTACTGGTGCCACTACATTGCCCAAGGATGAG GTAGAGAAAATGGTCAAAGAGGCAGAAAGGTTTGCCAAACATGACAAAAAGAAGAGGGATGCAATTGAGAcaaagatgaagaaaaagaagcaaCTTGGAGCTGCAGGTCCTTCGACTCCTGGACGTGAAGGTCCTTCGTCAAACAAAGGTGGTGATTATGTGATAGATGTCAAACAAGGCCAAACAGTTTCACTGAAcctgaaaactttaaaacttaaaatattttcaaaaaagtga